One Polynucleobacter sp. MWH-Spelu-300-X4 genomic window carries:
- the purM gene encoding phosphoribosylformylglycinamidine cyclo-ligase has product MSSTNSSQTQGLSYRDAGVDMEAGDALVERIKPMAKKTMREGVLAGIGGFGALFEVPKRYKEPVLVSGTDGVGTKLKLAFDWQRHDTVGQDLVAMSVNDILVQGAEPLFFLDYFACGKLSVDTAATVVGGIAKGCELAGCALIGGETAEMPGMYPEGEYDLAGFAVGAVEKSGMIDGTTIAPGDVILGLASSGAHSNGYSLIRKIIDRAGARPTDDFHGQTLSDVVMAPTRIYVKSMLALMSKLTVKGMAHITGGGLVENVPRVLPENTQAVLHRNAWAMPKLFQWLQEKGGVQDAEMHRVFNCGIGMVVIVNAADAAAAKAQLESTGETVYQLGEIKARPAGAHQTIVI; this is encoded by the coding sequence ATGTCTTCTACAAATTCTTCTCAAACTCAGGGCCTATCTTACCGTGATGCTGGTGTTGATATGGAGGCTGGTGATGCCCTTGTCGAGCGCATTAAGCCTATGGCCAAAAAGACGATGCGTGAGGGTGTTTTAGCTGGTATTGGAGGTTTCGGAGCTCTTTTTGAGGTGCCTAAACGCTATAAAGAACCTGTATTGGTTTCTGGTACAGATGGTGTTGGCACTAAGCTTAAGTTAGCTTTTGACTGGCAGCGTCACGATACGGTTGGTCAAGATCTTGTGGCTATGAGTGTCAACGACATTTTGGTGCAGGGTGCTGAACCATTATTTTTCTTGGATTATTTTGCTTGTGGCAAATTATCTGTAGATACCGCTGCGACTGTTGTGGGTGGTATTGCTAAGGGCTGCGAATTAGCTGGCTGTGCTTTGATTGGTGGTGAGACTGCCGAGATGCCGGGTATGTACCCTGAGGGTGAGTACGATTTAGCGGGTTTTGCCGTGGGTGCTGTTGAGAAGTCCGGCATGATTGACGGCACAACTATTGCTCCAGGTGATGTTATTTTGGGTTTGGCTTCTAGTGGAGCGCACTCGAATGGTTATTCATTGATTCGTAAAATTATTGATAGAGCCGGTGCTCGCCCTACAGATGATTTTCATGGCCAGACATTAAGTGATGTGGTGATGGCCCCAACTCGTATTTATGTGAAATCCATGTTGGCCTTGATGTCTAAATTGACTGTAAAAGGTATGGCTCATATTACGGGTGGCGGTTTGGTTGAAAACGTACCACGTGTTTTGCCAGAAAATACGCAAGCAGTGCTTCACCGCAATGCATGGGCGATGCCAAAGCTATTCCAATGGTTGCAAGAAAAAGGCGGCGTTCAGGATGCAGAAATGCATCGTGTATTTAATTGCGGTATTGGTATGGTGGTGATTGTGAATGCTGCTGACGCGGCAGCTGCTAAAGCCCAATTAGAGTCAACTGGTGAGACTGTTTACCAACTAGGTGAAATCAAGGCT
- a CDS encoding AI-2E family transporter: MASLLTTFLAAFILAYALRPVTARLQRFGLHKNLSAIFTIFFGFSLILGLILLFASVLQKEIPALREQLPIWLNQGQTTLTPLLNHLPIDLSWPEIQKILQNKINSHLSNNADTLVTTGLETLLSSGQNLISGFLNFVLIIFVMFYLLAQWEGFLKHISCVIPPRYKQQVTQIFCEIDALLSQYLRGQVFVIALLALYYALGLQLLGLAGAFALGIFTGIAIIIPYLGFAVALCLALLSVSLQGDGIQIGSVLMLYLAGQILEGFFLTPKLVGEKIGLHPVLVIFSLMLFGSWFGFFGVLLALPISAIALVLSKHGLAKYQASAWYRQ; the protein is encoded by the coding sequence ATGGCCTCTTTATTAACAACTTTCTTAGCTGCTTTTATCCTCGCCTACGCCCTAAGGCCTGTAACTGCGCGCCTTCAGAGGTTTGGCCTTCATAAAAACCTATCTGCGATTTTTACTATTTTTTTTGGTTTTTCCCTAATTTTGGGCTTAATCCTACTATTTGCCAGTGTTTTACAAAAAGAAATTCCAGCCTTACGCGAACAATTACCCATTTGGCTCAATCAAGGGCAAACAACACTAACCCCTTTGCTAAACCACCTGCCAATCGACCTCAGCTGGCCTGAAATTCAAAAAATACTTCAAAATAAAATTAATAGCCATCTCTCTAACAATGCGGATACCCTTGTCACCACTGGTCTAGAAACACTTTTAAGCTCTGGTCAAAATCTGATATCAGGGTTTTTAAATTTTGTATTAATTATTTTTGTCATGTTTTATCTACTAGCTCAGTGGGAAGGTTTTTTAAAACATATTAGCTGCGTTATTCCACCGAGATATAAACAACAGGTGACACAAATTTTTTGTGAAATCGATGCGCTACTCTCCCAATACTTACGAGGTCAAGTCTTCGTCATAGCATTATTAGCCCTTTACTATGCGTTGGGACTTCAACTGTTAGGGCTAGCAGGGGCATTCGCCCTAGGTATCTTCACAGGCATCGCTATCATCATTCCATACCTTGGTTTTGCCGTAGCTCTATGTTTGGCCCTCCTATCTGTATCCCTACAGGGTGATGGCATCCAAATAGGTTCTGTTTTGATGCTTTACCTTGCTGGGCAAATTTTGGAGGGATTTTTCTTAACACCCAAATTAGTTGGTGAAAAAATTGGGCTACACCCCGTTTTAGTTATTTTTTCTTTAATGCTATTTGGTAGTTGGTTTGGATTTTTCGGTGTCTTGCTAGCACTACCTATCAGCGCCATTGCTTTAGTGCTCAGCAAACATGGTTTAGCCAAATACCAAGCTAGCGCTTGGTATCGCCAGTAA